One Chloroflexota bacterium genomic window, ACCACCGGCCGTTATTGCGAATGGTGATCATCAACTATTGCCAGTTCCGCGCTGCCAGCCAATTCCGGCGCGCGTCTCTGCCGATATGCTCACCACTGCGCAGGTCCCTTGGGGCAGGTTATTGTCAGTCATACATCTTCAGAAGCGCTGTGGATGATGCCGTTGGCGATCCAGCGCCGCTCCGACTACGACACCGATGAACCCCAGCAATGTCAGCCAGTATCCGGGTTCCAGATTGATCAGCAGGCCGACGGCCAAATTGCGTGGATCGCGGCGGGCCTGCTCAAGGGCAATGAATAACATGACGGTCGGCGCCATGCCGGCCAGCCCGGCTGCCAGTTGCTGCGTCGCCAGACGATGATCGTCGGGCGTATCGCCAGCCAGCGTCCGGTAGAGCAACCAGAGCACGGCCAGCGCCGCCGGTGGCGCGAGCCAGAGCAACCACGTCCAGGAGTTTCCCAGGCTCGAATTGGAGGCCAGGGCATATCCGCTATAGGCCAGCGAGCTTCCGCTGCACGACACGCTGAGCCACGGCATGAAGAAACAGAGCAAGGCCAACAGCGCGCCACCGCCTGAGAGCCGACGCTCTGAGCGCATGCTGCTCAGGCCCGCGCCCCACGGGGGCAGCACCGCGAACTGAGGCACCGGCGCCGAGATGCCGCGGGATGGCGCGAGGAACGGACCAGCGCGAAGGGCCAGCACAGTGGCACCCAGCTGTATGCGGTCGTTAACCCGCAACATATGCGGCTGAACCACGGGGTAACCATTTACCAGTACGCTTGCACCACCTTGGCGTGGAAACAGAACATACCGGCCTTGTTGCGCGCTGATGGCGGCATGACGCGCAAGCACTGACCTATCGGGCAACTGCAGGTCGAGTCCGGCACCCGCCCCTATTTCAAAGACGGGCGTGGTAAGCGCGAAACGGCTGCCCTGCAACGGGCCGTTGAGTACGACCAGCTCCATGGCGCGCGCGGCGCGCGGCGGATAGTCGGCACCGCAGTAGGGACAGCGAACCGCGCCGCCGATGCGCGGGCGATGGCACGACACACAGCGCTGTTCGAGCACGAGCTTCTGTACCGCCACGTACACTAGCCCGCCCAACAGCGCGAGAAAGACGAGTGTTTCCATGCGGAAATCCTCAGCGGGCGGCCCGGGCGCGTTAGCCGCCGTTCTGGCGTTTCAACGCGACGTAGGCCAGCGCCATAAACCCGGCAGCATAGCCGCCCAGCACGCCCCACACGCCGCGCAAGTGATCCGCTTCGTGCTGGTACTTGATGTGCAGCTTGGTCTCCGGTTTGATCGCCACTTTTTGTTTCTGCCCCGAACCCTTGGGTATTTCAATCGTTTGCTCGATCTGTTCCGCATCGACCATGCTGCCGATGTTCGCAACGGAGCCGAGTCCGTCCAGCGTCCAGTGCGAGAACGTCAATTGAGACGCCAATCGGGCGCCGCCGTCCAACTCGAATAACGCGCCCGAAAACAGTATCTGCATGAACACGACGACGAGGACCACGTAGGTGGCAGCCATTTGATTGGCCAGGGCCGAGATCAGCAGACCGCAACAGATGCCGGCCAGCGTCGCCAGCAACAGCGTTATGTAGGTGTCCAGGACGGCGCTGCCAATCAGCCCGCCATCCGGCAATTGCACGCGGGCCATCACGACCAGCATGAGCAAAGCGATTTGTACAAACCCAAACCCCAGCAGAACCGTGATCTTGGATGACAAGTAGGCTGCGATGCTGATGCCCGCGCCGCGCTCACGGCGGTAGATCGACCGCTCCTTGGAGAGTTCGTAGACGGCTGCGAAGATGCCCAGCAATACCGCCGCCAGCGACAAGATCAGCAGCAGGCGTTGCGCCCCGCCAGCAACGAGGTAACCGCCTTTGTCGGCCACAATCGCCTTGATCGCTTCGGCGCCCTTGAGCGTCAACGCATCGGGCTCACTCATGAAGCTCAGGAATACGCCTAACATCGGCATGACGCCCACGAGGATGATCATACTCTTGAGATCATGCCGCAAGAGTTCAAAATACCGTTCCACCAGGATCCACCACTGGCGCACGGGCGAGGCGCGCGGCGTCGACAGTTGCCGGCCGCGCGGCGGCTGGTCATGCCCATTGGACGTCAGTGCGTGCCCGACCGACCGGTTGAGCCGCCGGGCTACATACTCCTGGAATGCTTCCGATCGCTCGTAACGATGTTCCCAGTCCCGCGCCGATTGGTGCTGCAGTTTGATGTAGATCTCGGCAAAAGCGTCATCGCTGCGGCGTTCGCCGCCGCCCGTCGTTTCAAAGAACGCGGGTGCGGTTTCGGGTGGGCCAAAATAGCAGAGCCGCCCCTGCGAAATAAATGCCACGTGATCACATTCACTGATGTTGGCCGTGGCATGCGTAACGAGAACGATCGTGCGCCCGTGGTCCGATTGGCTGCGCAAATCCTTCATGAGTTGCTTTTCCAAGCCGGGGTCGAGGCCCGAGGTCGGTTCGTCCAGAAACAGCAACGGCGGCTCCGCCAGTAGTTCGACGGCGATGTTGACGCGCTTGACTTGTCCTCCGCTCAGCATCTTGACCAACTTGCCCTGATGCTCCGCCATATCCAGTTGGCGCAGAACGGTATCGATCCGGCGCGCTCGCTCAACCGGCGTGGTGTCCGTCGGAAGCCGCAGTCGAGCCGCGAAGTCTAATGTTTGCCGCACCGTCAGATCGGCGTGCACGATGTTGTCTTGCGGCACATACCCGATAATCGAGCGATAGGCATCGAAGTGGGTGTACAGGTCGTCGCCATTGATACGCACTCGTCCGCGCGTGGCCGGCTGGAAACCATTGAGCGCCTTCATCAGCGTCGTTTTGCCTGCCCCGCTGCCGCCGACCAGCGCCACAAACTCGCCGGGATACACGGCCAGCGAGACGTCCTTCAGCAGCGGTTCGGGCTTCCCAGGCACACGGTGTGTTAAATGAAGGGCATCCACGCGGACGGCCGCCATCTGGCTCTGCTGCGTGAGGAAGCCGTGATCCAAGTCAAACGACAGCCGGTACGCCCCGATTTGAATAATATCGCCTGGCCGGATGCGATGGCGCTCGATGCGCCGCCCGTTCACGAAGGTGCCATTGGTTGAGCCCAAATCGCTGATGACGTAGCCATGCGCGGTGCGGTCGACGCGCGCATGAAACCGCGAGACCTGCGGGTGATTGAGCAATACTGCATTGGCGCGGCCACGGCCGATCGTCATCCGTGGAGCGAGCGCTAGTTGTTTGGTCTCCGGGCCGCCCTGCGCTGCGTGGGGCGTCTCGTGTGCGGAATCGGTTTCCGAGCGCGCGGCGGGTTTGTGGTCCACGCCATAGCGCGCCTGGACGCGGCCGAGTTGCACGATCGCGCCATGTTGCAGGCGAACCGGGGCGCCGACCGGCTCGCCGTCAATTCGCACCGGATTTCGCCGGCTCAGGTTTTCGAGGGTGGCGCCGCGCGCGTCGACCACGATGCGCGCGTGGTGCCGCGAGACCGTGTGGTCAGGTAGTCGGATTTGCGCGTCGGGACCGCGGCCCACAAGGTTGCTGGCACCCAGGTCAACGCGATCGCCCTTGCGCTCACCGCTGATAAACTCCAGATAGCCCCGCTCAGACATGCTGTCCTCGCTCCAATCAGGGTAAAGTGGCCGCCGCTTTGGCGATAAGCGGCTTGGCCAAGTTGATCGGCCGCAGGTAACTCAATCGTCCCAGCGTTCGACCGCCAGTGGAATCGGTCATGACCGCGCTAGGCACCCCAATCATTCGCCCATCGGCGGCTACGGCCATACCACCGCTATTGCCGCGGGTTACATCAACGTCGGACTTAATCCACTGGCGCTGGTCGCCTTCCGTGACAAAACCTGAGACGGTGCCTTCGGTGACCGTCAGGGAGTCTCCGCCGATGCCGGGGTAGCCGAGCGTATGAATCCGCTCGCCGATTTGGAGCGTATCGGAGTTGCCCAGCAACACGCGCGGCAGGTTGAGCCCGCTCACCGGGCGGCCATTCAGATCAGCCGTAATCCGCAGTACCGCCAAATCCAAATCTACATCCCACGCAGCCGGAATCGCCCGATAACGCCACTCCGCGTCTCCGTTGGGTAATATGGTTATCGCGACTTCCGCGATCTTCTGGGCATTGTAGAATGATCCGGTTTTGCTATCGCCGATGACGTGGAAATTGGTGAGTATAAGGCCCCGGCTGTCAACGATAGAACCGGAACCGAATGATGTGCCTTGAGGTGTCTGAACCCGCAGTTGCACGGTGGCCTGTTGGGCAGTCTGTAGTACTTGCGCCGCCGATGCGGTTGGAGCGGCCGTCGCCGGTAGCGGCGATGGCGTGGCCGTGGCCGGCGCGGACGTCGGCGTCACGGTCGGCACCGTCGCGATGGCGGTGGCCGTCGGGCGGACAGTGGCTGTGGCCGCGCCGATCTGCGTCGCACCGCTGCTCGGACGAGTCGCCAGATAGAGCACGCCAAAAATAACCAGTGCCGCCGCGCCAACTATCCACAACGGAATCGCCTGGCCGCCGGAGACCGTCACCACATTCAGTGGCGTCTGTCCGATGCGCAAAACATCGCCCGCGTGCAATTCGCGCGGTTGGGCCAGGCGCTCGCCGTTCAACCACGTGCCGTTGGCGCTGCCTTCATCGCGCACGAAGTATTGTCCGCTCTGCCGCCACGCGACCGCATGCTGTCGAGACGCCTGCGGATCACGCAGCGGGATAGCGCACTGCGCATCGCGGCCGATGCGAATGCCGCGCGGCGTGATCCGCACCGGCCGATCGCTGCGGCTACCGGATGCGGCTAAACCGAGTTCGTGGGAAGAAGGCGGCATGCTCACGATAACTGTCCTTGTCCAAAATTACTCGCCCGATTGACGATTGTTGCGCGCCGGTATGGCGCAAAATGGCCGTGCGACGGCGTCGGATGCGCTCGCTCAATACGGCTCCCGCGTGTAGGTCCCGTTGTCGCGCAGCACATACACCAACCGATGTGTTTCGCCGTCGCTATCGCGCAGAATCACGCCCCGCTGGAAAAACTGAAGCTGCATCTTCTGGATATTGCCTTTGCCGAACAACTGCAACTGCTTGCGCGAATCGTACTCACGACCCCACCCAAGGCGGAACTGCACCGGCTTGTCGAGACAGAAGACTTTGGCGAAAATATCGTATACGGGGTAATTTTTCGGTGGATCTGGGTTGGCTTC contains:
- a CDS encoding trypsin-like peptidase domain-containing protein; protein product: MSMPPSSHELGLAASGSRSDRPVRITPRGIRIGRDAQCAIPLRDPQASRQHAVAWRQSGQYFVRDEGSANGTWLNGERLAQPRELHAGDVLRIGQTPLNVVTVSGGQAIPLWIVGAAALVIFGVLYLATRPSSGATQIGAATATVRPTATAIATVPTVTPTSAPATATPSPLPATAAPTASAAQVLQTAQQATVQLRVQTPQGTSFGSGSIVDSRGLILTNFHVIGDSKTGSFYNAQKIAEVAITILPNGDAEWRYRAIPAAWDVDLDLAVLRITADLNGRPVSGLNLPRVLLGNSDTLQIGERIHTLGYPGIGGDSLTVTEGTVSGFVTEGDQRQWIKSDVDVTRGNSGGMAVAADGRMIGVPSAVMTDSTGGRTLGRLSYLRPINLAKPLIAKAAATLP
- a CDS encoding FHA domain-containing protein, with the protein product METLVFLALLGGLVYVAVQKLVLEQRCVSCHRPRIGGAVRCPYCGADYPPRAARAMELVVLNGPLQGSRFALTTPVFEIGAGAGLDLQLPDRSVLARHAAISAQQGRYVLFPRQGGASVLVNGYPVVQPHMLRVNDRIQLGATVLALRAGPFLAPSRGISAPVPQFAVLPPWGAGLSSMRSERRLSGGGALLALLCFFMPWLSVSCSGSSLAYSGYALASNSSLGNSWTWLLWLAPPAALAVLWLLYRTLAGDTPDDHRLATQQLAAGLAGMAPTVMLFIALEQARRDPRNLAVGLLINLEPGYWLTLLGFIGVVVGAALDRQRHHPQRF
- a CDS encoding FHA domain-containing protein; the protein is MSERGYLEFISGERKGDRVDLGASNLVGRGPDAQIRLPDHTVSRHHARIVVDARGATLENLSRRNPVRIDGEPVGAPVRLQHGAIVQLGRVQARYGVDHKPAARSETDSAHETPHAAQGGPETKQLALAPRMTIGRGRANAVLLNHPQVSRFHARVDRTAHGYVISDLGSTNGTFVNGRRIERHRIRPGDIIQIGAYRLSFDLDHGFLTQQSQMAAVRVDALHLTHRVPGKPEPLLKDVSLAVYPGEFVALVGGSGAGKTTLMKALNGFQPATRGRVRINGDDLYTHFDAYRSIIGYVPQDNIVHADLTVRQTLDFAARLRLPTDTTPVERARRIDTVLRQLDMAEHQGKLVKMLSGGQVKRVNIAVELLAEPPLLFLDEPTSGLDPGLEKQLMKDLRSQSDHGRTIVLVTHATANISECDHVAFISQGRLCYFGPPETAPAFFETTGGGERRSDDAFAEIYIKLQHQSARDWEHRYERSEAFQEYVARRLNRSVGHALTSNGHDQPPRGRQLSTPRASPVRQWWILVERYFELLRHDLKSMIILVGVMPMLGVFLSFMSEPDALTLKGAEAIKAIVADKGGYLVAGGAQRLLLILSLAAVLLGIFAAVYELSKERSIYRRERGAGISIAAYLSSKITVLLGFGFVQIALLMLVVMARVQLPDGGLIGSAVLDTYITLLLATLAGICCGLLISALANQMAATYVVLVVVFMQILFSGALFELDGGARLASQLTFSHWTLDGLGSVANIGSMVDAEQIEQTIEIPKGSGQKQKVAIKPETKLHIKYQHEADHLRGVWGVLGGYAAGFMALAYVALKRQNGG